A window of Diospyros lotus cultivar Yz01 chromosome 14, ASM1463336v1, whole genome shotgun sequence contains these coding sequences:
- the LOC127791038 gene encoding uncharacterized protein LOC127791038 encodes MDFPITEVGVKQEKFEEEKEAGPLFHCHLFDTQIVRKIAQLLLFGLASACVDNTAGGLFTSPASVAIVMRKEMVDYLTQRSETFVAESVILEGGQESEVLDHPSDIISDFIHDFVSSKRNIFSQVSRWLLSERREDRIDDFVEEMEIDGFWVMERREAIAQILFKNVDFKNAFHCNMKYKSAKELAEHSLQCNFMTMSCTNGGCKARFCASQLEKHDSLCPFKMLPCEQQCSGSIIRREMDKHCMTVCPMKLVNCSFYAVGCQYIIPQSTIEQHCMENVHSHLLYVLQVIHKNASIEDLKKRVAQLEESAPPGRLAKAQDARMLKFAIKDLEAELGPLKVNSKIKVNEDQTESPFQKDCAELASRKVLFAESPSKNEEFQESPNKKEEHIGKEECSKSLAKKEECSNLPPNLLGLLKENANIKVSEGLRESPNEKEISQSATQEEGDVESREEREEFMELHDKKEEQLQKEKSFKSPTKKEECSNSAPDHPDPLKENENVKVFDDHTESPSEGECSRSAGQGEGCAESPGKREHHGKEECSISPTQKEECSYSPPKQEEYIKSAVKKEECKELATRNEGCTKSLNKTEDCGVRS; translated from the exons ATGGATTTTCCTATAACTGAAGTTGGAGTCAAGCAAGAGAAgtttgaagaagagaaagaggcaGGTCCTTTGTTCCATTGTCATCTTTTTGACACACAAATTGTTCGTAAGATAGCACAATTATTACTCTTCGGGTTGGCCTCGGCATGTGTAGACAACACCGCAGGTGGTCTCTTCACAAGCCCAGCTTCAGTGGCTATTGTTATGAGAAAAGAAATGGTGGACTATCTCACACAGAGAAGTGAAACATTTGTAGCAGAATCTGTAATTCTAGAAGGTGGTCAAGAATCAGAAGTGTTGGACCATCCTAGTGATATAATTTCTGATTTTATTCATGATTTTGTGAGTTCAAAGAGGAACATCTTTAGTCAGGTTTCAAGATGGCTACTAAGTGAAAGGAGAGAAGATAGAATAGATGATTTTGTAGAGGAGATGGAAATAGATGGGTTTTGGGTCATGGAGAGGAGGGAAGCCATTGCACAAATTTTGTTTAAGAATGTCGACTTCAAGAATGCATTTCACTGCAATATGAAATACAAGTCTGCCAAAGAGCTTGCTGAGCATAGCCTACAGTGCAATTTTATGACAATGAGCTGCACAAATGGAGGGTGTAAGGCAAGATTTTGTGCATCTCAGCTGGAGAAACATGATTCTCTTTGCCCATTTAAGATGCTTCCATGTGAACAGCAGTGCTCAGGTAGCATCATCCGGCGTGAAATGGATAAACATTGTATGACTGTATGTCCAATGAAGCTGGTGAATTGCTCCTTTTATGCAGTGGGTTGTCAATATATTATTCCTCAATCTACAATTGAACAGCACTGTATGGAGAATGTCCATTCTCACTTACTCTATGTTCTCCAAGTCATCCACAAGAATGCATCTATTGAGGATCTCAAGAAAAGGGTTGCACAGTTGGAAGAG TCTGCACCTCCTGGACGGTTAGCAAAAGCTCAGGATGCCAGAATGTTGAAATTTGCAATCAAGGATCTTGAAGCAGAGCTTGGCCCACTAAAAGTGAACAGCAAGATTAAAGTCAATGAAGACCAAACCGAGTCACCATTTCAAAAAGATTGTGCAGAGTTGGCCAGCCGAAAAGTACTGTTTGCAGAGTCACCCAGCAAAAATGAAGAGTTCCAGGAATCcccaaacaaaaaagaagagcaCATTGGAAAAGAAGAATGCTCCAAGTCACTTGCCAAAAAGGAAGAGTGTTCCAATTTACCACCTAACTTGCTTGGCCTTCTTAAAGAGAATGCCAATATCAAGGTCAGTGAAGGCCTCAGAGAATCTCCAAATGAGAAAGAGATTTCACAGTCAGCCACACAAGAAGAAGGGGATGTAGAGTCACgtgaagaaagagaagaattcATGGAATTGCATGACAAAAAAGAAGAGCaacttcaaaaagaaaaaagcttCAAGTCACCAACCAAAAAGGAAGAATGCTCCAACTCAGCACCTGATCATCCTGACCCTCTTAAAGAGAATGAGAATGTCAAGGTCTTTGATGACCACACTGAGTCACCAAGTGAAGGAGAGTGTTCACGTTCAGCCGGTCAAGGGGAAGGCTGTGCAGAGTCACCCGGCAAAAGAGAACACCATGGGAAAGAAGAGTGCTCCATATCACCCACCCAAAAGGAAGAGTGCTCCTACTCACCACCTAAACAGGAAGAGTACATCAAGTCAGCCGTCAAAAAGGAAGAGTGCAAAGAATTAGCTACCAGAAATGAAGGGTGCACGAAATCCCTCAACAAAACAGAAGACTGTGGAGTCAGAAGCTAA